In Betta splendens chromosome 3, fBetSpl5.4, whole genome shotgun sequence, the genomic window GTGGACAGAAACTAAGCTTAAAGCTGATTTGTCATAACTACAGAGTGTCTCTACCAGATGTTGACATAGCACAAGCTGATTCATGTGTTCGTAAGAGTGTGGCTCCAATTTTGTTTGAGTCTattcttgtttatttttccGTCTTGTACCAGTAAAAACCAGACTGTTCTGGGTTAGTCTTTCCTAAGCTCCTGGGACATAGGGAAATGTTCTGCTTTCTGTTacaggtgttttgtttgtggCAGGTATTTATAAAGTTtctgcacacacagctcagtgctACAGTAGTGTGTCGTCCCTGATGGTCTgcctctgctgtgctgtgtatattgtattgtattgtattgtattgtattgtattgtattgtattgttacaagaaaaaattccagatgcagaaagaatgtgtgtgtaatttgGTTCTTCAACTAAATTTCAactttatttatctttaatatacagtaaaagacCACATGTGTTTTCACCAACCAATTTATTCTATTTTCATGGTAAATTAACAAAACTACTTGGATAAAATTAAATCATCATCAATAAAATTCACTTTGAGTCAGAACAATCAGAATATTGAACAGTAGCATTTTAGCTGTTGCCTTAAGCTACGTGTAACTAACCCAGGCccgttactgtatgttgtacagtacagaacATTGTTAGGATTATTAAATGCAGGACAGAGATCATTCTAGAGATCGTACTACAACATCATTTACAGGAACATTTTTCTGTTGAGCTACAAAATCATTTGACACTTAACCTCAATGCTTTTATACGTTTTAGAAAATCCTCCGGACGAAACGACAGATATCATCCCAAAAGTTTCCTTTTTCAGCTCTTCTTCTGGCCTCCCTTTCCACCTCTTTCCTTATTCGTTGTTGTTCTGCATGAATAGCcctctgcatctcctctccttttattttcatcttttcctcatattctttttccacttttttcctaatttcttcttgttttctgcgtgtttcctcttccttctctttcaGGATAcgttgtttctcctcctctatTGCTCTCTCGGCCTCTTGGAACATCTCGTTGGTGTAATGACTTCCTCCATTTTTCTCCACTATGTTCCTgatcttctgcagcagctcatcaacCTGAGAGCGATCATCTTTATTCTTGTTATTGAAGACATGATACTGGTTGTTACATCTGGCCACAAGTTCTTGAAGGTCTGAACAGTCGTCCAGGAAATCTTCAATGGGTTCTGTAAGTTCATCCCCACCAGTAAAGAGAACCATACTGTACTGGTCTGCAGCTTCACCAAAGACTTGTTGAATCTTCTCGACTGTCTTCTTTTCCTCATCAGTGAATCTTGCCAACCTGATGATCACCAGGAAGACATGGGGTCCAGGAGACGCATAGGAGATGCACTGACTCAGATCTTTGATTGTTTTCTTCTCATCGTTTCTGGTGTCAAACAGACCTGGGGTGTCAATGACAGCAACCTTCTGTCCATTCACCAAACCTTTTACCTTTTTACAATCTGTAGTCATAGATTTAGCAGAAAGCTTTGACACAAACGCCTCTCGACCCAGGATCAAGTTTGCGCTGGCACTTTTTCCGACTCCAGTCTTTCCAACCATCACAatcttcagctcctcattaTTTGTGATAAGTCCTGTGTAGATAGAAAATTCTAATTGCAATCATCTGTATGTAAACTGCATTTGACTCCTTGTCACTAAATCACTTCATTGTTCTCTGCTCCATCTGTCAGCAAAGTCCAAATGTGTCTAGAATCACTGAACAGTGTCTCCTGCAAATAGCAAATAGCATTTTAACGCATTGCTTCTCTGAATTCAATCAGTTTATAAAAGAAGATTTGGGTGAGAGCTTAATGTGAAACCTAACTCCAGAGCTTTATTAGTAAGAGTAAGAGTAAGTAGTTAAAAAagatgtacatgtacagtatgagacacTTGCTGTAACTAACTGTTTTCCATGACATCAAATCATACTGTACTGAGCTTTGCTTCCCAACCATCAGACAgttttaaacacacatgcagcatcatGACTCACCTGCTTCGCTGGACATATTTAGGTTGTTAGAGGCTTTGTCCATTTCTAACAAGAGCAGTGCAGATACTGAAGACTTTGTCCTGGCTGCTTTTAGTTGGATACTGACACTTGATGCTTTTATACACCACCTAAGCCAGAACCACTCCCTCTACTCTGCTTAACGAAAGTGAAAGCAAACGAATGTTTAAGCCGTTAACCTACTGTAGGAGGCAGCGGTTTGTATGTGTTCAGTGACTGCAGCTTAATTTGGCAAAGGAAAATCCTTACACGTTCTTGTTTAACCTGTTTTCTGTGACACATCAGGGAAAAGTAGGATGATTCACAGGGATGCAGGTTTAatgtttctgtttgactgaGTCAGAGTTTCACCACACGTACAAAGCAGTAGTTTCTGGTGGACAGGGTGAAATGTGGTcttacttttttactttactgaggctttgtgttttttatttattataacttCCACCTCATCtttttgtgttaatgtgtgtacaGAAGGAGCTAAAGGAGATTATTTAAATGTCGTTCTTGTTCCTACTTTTCTACATCACAATAAACAAAGATGTTTTCACAGTAAACCCAGTGTCCTCACCTACACTGACACAACACAGAAGCCCATTGGTGACATAAATACTGCAGTAACTACTaccactgctgctctgtaattTCTTACTGCTAGCAGCTCCTGATGACTGTTCATGGATCAGTGTGAACAGCATCACACACCTCCTTCGTTGTGTCAAACATCTAAACAATGACCTGATGGACGCCTTGACTGACTGCATCACAGTGAATCCTGTAATTTTTCCTTCACTGTAGTCGCTgcaggggcggcacggtggtgcggtgggtaaagtagcactgtcgccttggcaagaaggtcctgggttggACCaggttcctttctgtgtggagtttgcgtgTTTTCCCaatgtttgcgtgggttctctccggttctccagcttcctcccacggtccaaaaacatgcattaggttcattggtcactctagattgtctgtgagtgtgtgcatggctgtctgtctgtgtgttgccctgtgggTGGACCCcctcgcccaaagacagctgggataaaGCGGTAGAAAAATGGATGCATGTAGTTCCTGCTTTAGCAGTGACACtaacagcagcagaggtgcCCCTGACGAGTTAACAGGTTTGAACTGGCTGTTCAACGTTTTAAACAAAACGTTTTAGTGAAATATGACATCCCTGTGAATCATCCTGACTGTTGTTTCATAGAAAAACGGTGAAACAAAGAGGTGCGTGGACCTTTTTCACAAAACAAGAACACGGCCGTTTGCTCCCTAGGGTTGGGTGTGGATTGTTCAAAACTCATGTGtcagttctattgatgttgatATTCGTTGCAACAGGTAAGACATTTGGACAGTGTTAAGCAACAGTTGTGCTTTCACTTTCATTATGAAAAGAGTAGAAGGAGTGGTTTTAATTAAGCTCTGTTGGGGTAAAATAGCTTAGGAGAGTCATTTGTATCTCAGTATAATATGGGGTCAACAAAAGGATTTTGATATTTCTACAAGAAAGACAAAGAATGGAAGGATGCGTCTCTATTAGTCAGTGGTTTGTGATATTAATGTGGAAAACCTCGTATCATGACATGGTGTGCTGTGGGCTGTGGGTTGTTTCTGGAGGGTCATAAAGCATTTGGTTGGGTTTACTGATTTATCTATATCAAAGGCCAGTCAACATTTACATATGGGGGGTTGTAACAAGGTATAAATACTGGGGCTGTCCACTCAGTCCTCTAGTGAATACTCTAAGTCTTAGATTTAAGTCAACAAAACCACGAAGCAAAAGACAGATCAGACCAGCAGCTAGTTTGGAAGTTTGTTATTCTAGATTAAAGGTCcatttttactgtaaaaagGTCTTAGTTTAGTGCCCATTATCTGACTCCTTGTAAATTGATGCTAGTTTCAAGATATTTGCAGCAGAATGAAGCTGTGACAGTTCATCCATCCCCAGTCCTTGTATCCTCTGTTGCTGTTGGCTGGAAGTGCTGCACATGACAGAGAAGATCAATACCAACTGCTGCAAGGTAAAAATAAAGCATGGCTCATTCATGACACTAAGAGGCTGCTGGTTCAGCTTTATGAACCCTTCAATCAAAGAGGTGGAGACGGAAGACATCACCGGTTTAAGAAGAATGTTTTGTCTCAGTATATTTTTTAAAGATAAATCTCTAAACTTAAAAGTCTCATTCCTTATATTATTACTATAAATTATATGTAGCGTTGGAATCCTCAAGTAGATGGATCAAACAAACATATTATATTGActtctttattttttgtttatattaaacaaCAATTTCAAGctttgcacaaaaaaaaaaaaaagattctgacCACAACAGCCTGTGCTCTGCTTAATATCTTGACTGCAGGAGGAGCATAACATCACATATCAGATGCAACCAATGACTACATACCTCATTACAAGAGTCAAAGACATCTGATAGCAGATCGACTGGAGATCATGTCACTAAGTGGTGATAACTGAATTTCTCCACGACCACAGAGTCATAACAGCTTGTTTTCTTCCCCCCCAAAGCACATCTAATAGTTAGGCCACCCAAGAGAATGAAAATCAATATGATCAGTGAAATAAAACCTGTGAGAAAACAGTGACACCATAAGAGTGCTCAGCCAAAGTCATCAATTTAAGGTACAATAGAattgtaaataataatgttaaaagtgttttacagatttctttttccaccaaacagaaaaataaaatcctTTGGTCAAGTAGAAAATGAAATTAACATAATAGTGAACTCTTCCTTTCACCAGTCTCATGTCTTGTGTATTCTTTCTACAGTCATCCAGGTCTTGAGGCTCTAAGGCTGCAAAGGAGGTGTCAAGGCATTATGGTTATGGTGCCCATGGCGCTCCATGCTGCAGCATGCTGGGAGTAGGACTAGAGGAGTACGACAGGAGCAGAGGCATTGAAAGAGGACCGAGGAGTCCTCAGACAGCAGGCGAAGGTGCATCAGGATCAGGCTCGTTGCTGTAGTTGTTGCTGTAGTGATTCCCACTGGGTGGATGATTAGGTAGGATATCCAGTTCATCCACTTGAGGACCGGGGTGCATCACAACCAGCTGGTCCTGGGGGATGTCTGCAGCTGCCGCCGCCAGGTTGGTAATGGACTTGGACTTAACGCACTGGAAGTCTACGTGGCGGCTTTTACCCTCTTCCTTCTCCCAGGACATGC contains:
- the LOC114852677 gene encoding GTPase IMAP family member 9-like; the encoded protein is MDKASNNLNMSSEAGLITNNEELKIVMVGKTGVGKSASANLILGREAFVSKLSAKSMTTDCKKVKGLVNGQKVAVIDTPGLFDTRNDEKKTIKDLSQCISYASPGPHVFLVIIRLARFTDEEKKTVEKIQQVFGEAADQYSMVLFTGGDELTEPIEDFLDDCSDLQELVARCNNQYHVFNNKNKDDRSQVDELLQKIRNIVEKNGGSHYTNEMFQEAERAIEEEKQRILKEKEEETRRKQEEIRKKVEKEYEEKMKIKGEEMQRAIHAEQQRIRKEVEREARRRAEKGNFWDDICRFVRRIF